The following are encoded in a window of Platichthys flesus chromosome 19, fPlaFle2.1, whole genome shotgun sequence genomic DNA:
- the LOC133975552 gene encoding MORN repeat-containing protein 3-like: MPFFKTTQLTPQYTKLLDVKSQKCGLRHTFFETNGDEYNGEWQNNKKHGIGTQIWKKSGTFYNGEWKFGKRDGYGRYSVLVPKTKNYELKYAGKWTNGKKHGYGTYFYNKSTVYEGDWSEDNRSGSGKIHYENGDIYEGEWTRDKCHGQGIIQHVNGNSYEGLWKDGKKNGNGKFYYLDKGQIYEGFWVDGVAKCGTLSYVGKDDAPIPIKHPIPKVELVDMELVLRKTQAAHLDQRIKEERKKRGKD, from the exons ATGCCATTCTTTAAAACAACTCAGCTAACACCACAATACACAAAACTGTTGGATGTTAAGTCACAGAAATGTGGACTGCGGCATACATTTTTCGAGACTAATGGAGATGAATACAACGGAGAGTGGCAAAACAACAAGAAGCATG GAATAGGAACTCAGATTTGGAAGAAATCTGGAACATTTTACAATGGAGAGTGGAAATTTGGAAAACGTGACGGATATGGCAGATACTCTGTGTTAGTGCCAAAAACGAAGAACTATGAGCTCAAGTACGCTGGAAAATGGACAAATGGAAAGAAGCAT GGATATGGGACATACTTCTATAATAAATCAACAGTTTATGAAGGTGATTGGAGTGAGGACAATCGTAGTGGCAGTGGGAAAATACACTATGAGAATGGAGATATTTACGAAGGAGAGTGGACGAGGGATAAGTGTCATGGACAAGGAATCATTCAACATG TTAACGGAAACAGCTATGAAGGACTCTGGAAAGATGGCAAGAAGAACGGTAATGGAAAGTTCTACTATCTTGACAAAGGCCAAATTTATGAAGGCTTTTGGGTGGATGGAGTGGCAAAATGTGGGACCCTATCCTATGTTGGGAAGGATGACGCACCAATCCCAATAAAGCATCCAATTCCAAAG gTAGAACTGGTGGATATGGAGTTGGTTTTAAGGAAAACCCAGGCCGCCCACCTTGATCAGCGgattaaagaagaaagaaaaaagagaggaaaggatTAA